In the genome of Variibacter gotjawalensis, one region contains:
- a CDS encoding cysteine desulfurase family protein, with protein sequence MTSRTYLDWNATAPLRPESRAAMVEALDRGGNASSLHAEGRAARSIVENARRGIAQLVGAETKNLTFTSGGSEANALALSPGWGADVLLVSAIEHPSVLAGGQFAKADNLPVDVNGSLSLTGLQVALEHVSRRGKRAMVSLMLANNEVGTIQPVKAVAELVYAAGGLLHVDAVQAAGRIPIDINDLGVDLLTLSAHKIGGPQGIGALIRRSDKLHLARPLMRGGGQERGLRAGTENIAAIAGFGAAAAAVRVNLSSEAAMMRALQERLEDSLCNAVEGAVVFGSGVPRLPNTTLVSVPGTKADTLLIALDLEGMAVSAGSACSSGKIAPSHVLAAMGVASELALGAIRVSTGYATEEKDVDRFLIAWRKCVTTLLKRQQVAA encoded by the coding sequence ATGACGAGCCGCACTTACCTAGACTGGAACGCGACCGCGCCGCTGCGGCCGGAATCGCGTGCCGCGATGGTGGAGGCGCTGGATCGCGGCGGGAACGCGTCTTCCTTGCATGCCGAGGGGCGGGCGGCGCGGTCAATCGTCGAGAATGCTCGGCGCGGGATTGCCCAGCTGGTTGGCGCCGAGACGAAGAATCTCACGTTCACGTCGGGTGGGTCGGAGGCGAACGCGCTGGCTTTGTCGCCGGGTTGGGGCGCCGATGTGCTGCTCGTGAGCGCCATCGAACATCCTTCGGTCTTAGCCGGCGGGCAGTTTGCCAAAGCTGATAATCTGCCCGTTGACGTTAACGGAAGTCTTTCGCTCACTGGGCTTCAAGTTGCGTTGGAGCATGTCTCTCGGCGGGGCAAGCGTGCGATGGTGTCGCTGATGCTCGCCAACAACGAGGTGGGCACGATCCAGCCCGTCAAAGCTGTGGCCGAACTCGTCTACGCCGCAGGCGGACTTCTGCATGTTGACGCGGTTCAGGCGGCGGGACGGATTCCTATCGATATCAATGATCTCGGTGTCGATCTTCTCACGCTGTCTGCACACAAGATCGGTGGCCCGCAGGGGATCGGGGCTTTGATCCGACGCAGCGATAAGCTTCATTTGGCGCGGCCGCTGATGCGTGGCGGCGGCCAGGAGCGAGGGCTCCGCGCCGGGACGGAGAACATTGCAGCGATTGCCGGTTTCGGCGCTGCGGCTGCTGCCGTGCGAGTCAACTTGAGCTCGGAAGCAGCCATGATGCGGGCGCTGCAGGAAAGACTGGAAGACTCGTTGTGCAATGCAGTAGAAGGGGCCGTGGTGTTCGGGTCGGGCGTGCCTCGCCTGCCGAATACGACGCTCGTTTCTGTTCCGGGGACGAAGGCCGACACGCTGCTGATTGCCCTCGATCTTGAGGGAATGGCGGTTTCGGCCGGCTCGGCTTGCTCGTCGGGCAAGATCGCACCGTCGCATGTCCTCGCCGCGATGGGGGTTGCTTCGGAACTCGCGCTCGGCGCGATCCGGGTCTCGACCGGTTACGCGACCGAGGAAAAGGACGTGGATCGCTTTCTCATTGCTTGGAGAAAGTGCGTCACGACACTACTTAAGAGGCAACAAGTCGCCGCGTAA
- a CDS encoding SUF system Fe-S cluster assembly protein codes for MSNELQPAEGQTSAIPQEELTRMTDDIVAALKTVYDPEIPADIYELGLIYRIEIEDDRKTTVDMTLTTPNCPAAQELPIMVENAVATVAGVGEVKVNVVWDPPWDQSRMTDEARAVLNMW; via the coding sequence ATGAGTAACGAGCTGCAGCCGGCCGAAGGGCAGACCTCGGCGATCCCGCAGGAAGAGTTGACGCGCATGACCGACGACATCGTCGCGGCGCTCAAGACGGTCTACGATCCGGAAATTCCTGCGGACATCTACGAACTCGGCCTCATCTATCGCATCGAGATCGAAGACGACCGCAAGACGACCGTCGATATGACGCTGACGACGCCGAATTGTCCGGCCGCGCAGGAATTGCCGATCATGGTGGAGAATGCGGTGGCGACCGTTGCGGGCGTCGGCGAAGTGAAGGTCAACGTTGTGTGGGATCCGCCGTGGGATCAGAGTCGCATGACGGACGAGGCGCGCGCCGTTCTCAACATGTGGTGA
- a CDS encoding HesB/IscA family protein yields MATPRPRPQVMSITDAAAARIAEIMSKAGSDAAGIRVGVEKGGCAGMSYKVELAKDTKPGDEVIDSNGHRVLIDPTAVLFLLGTQMDYKIDKMSATFVFNNPNQTSACGCGESVAITPAQVLS; encoded by the coding sequence ATGGCCACTCCACGACCCCGCCCGCAAGTGATGAGCATTACGGATGCGGCTGCGGCGCGCATTGCGGAAATCATGTCGAAGGCCGGTTCCGATGCCGCGGGTATCCGCGTGGGCGTCGAGAAGGGTGGCTGCGCCGGCATGAGCTATAAGGTGGAACTCGCCAAAGATACGAAGCCGGGCGACGAAGTGATCGACAGCAATGGACATCGCGTGCTGATCGACCCGACGGCCGTGCTGTTCCTGCTTGGCACGCAGATGGACTACAAGATCGACAAGATGTCAGCGACGTTCGTGTTCAACAACCCGAACCAGACGTCCGCCTGCGGCTGCGGCGAGTCGGTCGCGATCACGCCCGCGCAGGTGTTGAGCTAA
- the sufD gene encoding Fe-S cluster assembly protein SufD — protein sequence MPSTATQPREASVNKPADLTVIRSAAEEAILSAYPTQRDAAPGGAAVVKARDRAFDLLKANGLPTRRVEEWKYTDLRALMRDFPAPAEKPDAATIARADKLKAAVEAGDVSQVSFVNGYDVTSEAPQGVAWQRVSDAKALPVEAVRERAYQDNAAVALNTAFSRDATLLRVAAGTTPARPVKLSFRNVGAAASTFPRVIVTVEKGASLTLIESHDSANELAFQTHALIEIDVAEGASVEYIRVDTSGDKAMTLSTFGLTLAKDATFSSLTVTRGSAVSRQQIFARIHGTGVKAAFRGAALLRGRQHADVTLVTDHAAPHGESREVFKSVLDDQSRSVFQGKIVVQQAAQKTDGKMMTQALLLSEDAEMNAKPELEIFADDVVCGHGATAGALDEDLLFYLRSRGVPHKEAEALLVQAFIGEAIEPIAHEGMREALLDLTRDWLASRATLKG from the coding sequence ATGCCGAGTACCGCGACGCAGCCGCGTGAGGCGAGTGTGAACAAGCCCGCCGATCTCACCGTGATCCGCTCCGCCGCCGAGGAAGCGATCCTGAGCGCGTATCCGACGCAACGCGATGCCGCCCCTGGTGGCGCGGCCGTCGTGAAGGCGCGCGATCGCGCTTTCGATCTGCTCAAGGCGAACGGTTTGCCGACGCGCCGCGTCGAGGAATGGAAGTACACGGACCTCCGCGCGCTGATGCGCGACTTCCCAGCGCCGGCCGAAAAGCCGGATGCTGCGACAATTGCAAGAGCCGACAAGCTCAAGGCTGCGGTGGAAGCCGGCGATGTTTCGCAGGTGTCGTTCGTCAACGGCTACGATGTGACGAGCGAAGCGCCGCAGGGCGTTGCTTGGCAGCGCGTATCGGATGCGAAAGCGCTTCCGGTCGAGGCCGTGCGCGAACGCGCCTATCAGGATAATGCAGCGGTCGCGCTCAACACCGCGTTCTCGCGCGATGCGACTTTGCTTCGCGTTGCGGCCGGCACGACGCCGGCGCGCCCGGTGAAACTCTCGTTCCGCAATGTCGGCGCGGCCGCGTCGACGTTCCCGCGTGTCATCGTGACGGTCGAGAAGGGCGCGTCGCTCACGCTCATCGAGTCGCATGACAGCGCGAACGAGCTTGCGTTCCAAACGCATGCGCTGATCGAGATCGATGTCGCGGAAGGCGCGAGCGTCGAATACATCCGCGTCGATACGTCGGGCGATAAGGCGATGACGTTGTCGACCTTCGGCTTGACGCTCGCGAAAGACGCGACGTTCTCGTCGCTGACGGTGACGCGCGGCAGCGCGGTCTCGCGCCAGCAGATTTTCGCGCGCATCCACGGCACCGGCGTCAAGGCCGCGTTCCGTGGCGCGGCGCTACTTCGCGGCCGTCAGCATGCGGACGTGACGTTGGTCACCGATCACGCGGCACCGCACGGCGAGAGCCGCGAAGTGTTTAAGTCGGTGCTCGACGATCAATCGCGCTCGGTGTTCCAGGGCAAGATCGTCGTCCAGCAGGCCGCGCAGAAGACAGACGGCAAGATGATGACGCAGGCTCTGCTGCTCTCGGAAGATGCCGAGATGAATGCGAAGCCGGAACTTGAAATCTTTGCCGACGACGTCGTCTGCGGTCACGGTGCGACTGCCGGTGCGCTCGACGAGGACTTGCTGTTCTATCTGCGCTCGCGCGGTGTTCCGCACAAGGAAGCCGAAGCGTTGCTTGTGCAAGCCTTCATCGGCGAAGCCATCGAGCCGATCGCGCATGAGGGCATGCGCGAGGCGTTGCTCGATCTCACACGCGATTGGTTGGCGTCGCGCGCAACGTTGAAAGGATGA
- a CDS encoding glycosyltransferase family 9 protein, with amino-acid sequence MQAQDLASYRTDLDAAFAKRGGPGETTHVTIKPRGETEQPTLIFRDKGHLLGDALIRVPAYRAARIAFPNHRLINLSAEKTAFTGPLAPIAHLFFDEIFSGVEANSEQRQLARSFGPMDIVLDLRSNMRSSLNGVTFFGSAKRFVANSPGFAARYGAPRSFEVRPRNNAARYHRMVEIVAGHRLPYDFRIPTLPQAKTHAAELLPDGERYFGITSGPLTQTKSWPREGHITVAARVRAHGFRPVVLLGAFEGEQRAWYEANIPDALIVDLATARGDAGYLLWLLHAVAGRFAGCVSNENGLQHLVASRGIPLLTLSGPTNSRAWKPVTPLWWCIRAQQFGSDEPRAIPPAFVADTVSQMIRWIERNEDNRANAPMNSGQN; translated from the coding sequence ATGCAAGCGCAGGATCTCGCCAGCTACCGGACCGATCTGGATGCGGCCTTCGCCAAGCGCGGCGGGCCGGGCGAGACCACGCATGTCACGATCAAGCCGCGCGGCGAGACCGAACAGCCGACGCTGATCTTCCGCGACAAGGGGCATCTGCTCGGCGACGCGCTGATCCGGGTGCCGGCCTATCGCGCGGCGCGTATCGCATTTCCAAACCACCGCCTGATCAATTTGTCGGCGGAGAAGACCGCATTCACGGGTCCGCTCGCGCCGATCGCGCATCTGTTCTTCGACGAGATATTCTCCGGTGTCGAGGCAAACAGCGAACAGCGCCAGCTCGCACGCTCGTTCGGCCCGATGGACATTGTGTTGGACTTGCGCAGCAACATGCGCTCGTCGCTCAATGGCGTGACGTTCTTTGGCTCGGCCAAGCGTTTTGTAGCGAACTCGCCGGGCTTCGCGGCGCGGTACGGTGCGCCACGTTCCTTCGAGGTTCGGCCGCGCAACAATGCCGCGCGCTACCATCGCATGGTCGAGATTGTCGCGGGTCATCGCCTGCCGTACGATTTCCGTATCCCGACGTTGCCGCAAGCCAAGACGCACGCGGCCGAATTGCTGCCGGACGGCGAGCGCTATTTCGGCATTACGAGCGGGCCGTTAACGCAGACGAAGTCCTGGCCGCGCGAGGGGCACATCACAGTTGCGGCGCGCGTTCGCGCGCACGGTTTCCGTCCCGTCGTTTTGCTTGGTGCATTCGAAGGCGAGCAGCGCGCCTGGTACGAAGCGAATATTCCGGATGCGCTCATCGTCGATCTCGCGACGGCGCGTGGCGACGCCGGATATCTCTTGTGGTTGCTCCACGCGGTAGCGGGCCGTTTCGCCGGCTGCGTCAGCAACGAAAACGGCCTGCAGCATCTCGTCGCGAGCCGAGGCATTCCGCTGCTCACGCTCTCCGGCCCAACCAACTCGCGCGCGTGGAAACCGGTGACACCGTTGTGGTGGTGCATACGCGCGCAGCAATTCGGATCGGACGAGCCGCGCGCCATCCCGCCGGCATTCGTCGCCGACACAGTCAGTCAAATGATCCGCTGGATCGAACGCAACGAAGACAATCGCGCAAATGCGCCGATGAACTCAGGACAAAATTGA
- a CDS encoding alpha/beta hydrolase has protein sequence MPEVIFTGPAGRIEGRYHPAKQKNAPLAIILHPHPQFGGTMNHQIVYQLYYAFAHRNFAVLRFNFRGVGRSQGSFDHGSGELSDAAAALDWAQTINPEARSCWIAGFSFGAWIGMQLLMRRPEIEGFISIAPPANLYDFSFLAPCPSSGLIAHGDKDAVAPAKDINTLVEKLKTQKGIVIEQRVIPGANHFFESKVEALLEVCTGYLDKRLGIVKPAA, from the coding sequence ATGCCCGAGGTGATTTTTACCGGTCCGGCTGGACGGATCGAGGGGCGTTATCATCCCGCTAAGCAGAAGAACGCGCCACTCGCGATCATCCTGCACCCTCACCCGCAGTTCGGCGGGACGATGAATCATCAGATCGTCTACCAGTTGTACTACGCCTTCGCGCACCGAAACTTCGCCGTGCTGCGCTTCAACTTCCGCGGCGTCGGCCGCAGCCAGGGCTCGTTCGATCACGGCTCCGGCGAACTCTCCGATGCGGCGGCCGCGCTCGATTGGGCGCAGACGATCAACCCGGAAGCGCGCAGCTGCTGGATCGCCGGCTTCTCTTTCGGCGCTTGGATCGGCATGCAGCTTCTGATGCGCCGTCCCGAGATCGAAGGCTTCATCTCGATCGCCCCGCCCGCGAACCTCTACGACTTCTCATTCCTAGCGCCCTGCCCGTCGTCCGGCTTAATCGCGCACGGCGACAAGGACGCTGTTGCGCCCGCGAAGGACATCAACACGCTGGTCGAGAAGCTGAAGACTCAGAAGGGTATCGTGATCGAGCAGCGCGTGATCCCGGGCGCCAACCACTTCTTTGAGTCGAAGGTCGAAGCCTTGCTCGAAGTCTGCACCGGCTATCTCGATAAGCGCCTCGGCATCGTGAAACCGGCGGCTTAA
- the sufC gene encoding Fe-S cluster assembly ATPase SufC, giving the protein MSLLEVKNLHVEIEGKKILNGLTLTMEPGKVHAIMGPNGSGKSTLAYVLAGKDDYEVTEGEVLLDGENILEMSPDERAAKGLFLAFQYPMEIPGVASMEFLRVAVNAQRRARGEDEISTPEFLKRVRGKAKDLQIDADMLKRGVNVGFSGGEKKRNEILQMAMLEPRVAILDETDSGLDIDALKIVSDGVNALRSPQRSMLVITHYQRLLNYIVPDVVHVMAKGRVVKTGGKELALELEAHGYAEYRDAAA; this is encoded by the coding sequence ATGTCGCTGCTTGAAGTGAAAAATCTCCACGTCGAGATCGAGGGGAAGAAGATTCTCAACGGTCTGACGCTCACGATGGAGCCCGGCAAGGTCCATGCGATCATGGGGCCGAACGGCTCGGGCAAGTCGACGCTCGCGTACGTGCTTGCCGGCAAAGACGACTACGAAGTCACCGAGGGCGAAGTGCTGCTCGATGGCGAGAACATTCTCGAAATGTCGCCGGATGAGCGCGCCGCGAAGGGTCTCTTCCTCGCCTTCCAGTATCCGATGGAGATACCTGGTGTCGCCTCGATGGAATTCCTCCGCGTTGCCGTGAATGCGCAGCGCCGCGCGCGCGGCGAAGACGAAATCTCGACGCCGGAATTTCTCAAGCGCGTGCGCGGGAAGGCGAAGGATCTGCAGATCGACGCCGATATGCTCAAGCGCGGCGTCAACGTCGGCTTCTCGGGCGGCGAGAAGAAGCGCAACGAGATCCTGCAGATGGCGATGCTCGAGCCGCGCGTCGCGATCCTCGACGAGACCGACTCGGGCCTCGATATCGACGCGCTCAAGATCGTCTCGGACGGCGTCAACGCGCTGCGTTCACCGCAGCGTTCAATGCTGGTCATCACGCACTATCAGCGTTTGCTCAACTACATCGTGCCGGACGTCGTTCACGTCATGGCGAAGGGTCGTGTCGTGAAGACCGGCGGCAAAGAGCTTGCGCTCGAACTGGAGGCTCACGGCTATGCCGAGTACCGCGACGCAGCCGCGTGA
- a CDS encoding cysteine desulfurase, with the protein MLDKATAYDIDRIRADFPALAMQVYGKPLVYLDNAASAQKPKQVLDRITQVYTSEYANVHRGLHYLANAATEAYEGARETVRAFLNAERLEEIIFTSNATDALNLVSASFGLDNIKEGDEIVISIMEHHSNIVPWNFLRERKGAVIKWAPVDEQGNFLLDEFEKLLTERTKIVSITHMSNALGTIVPVKDVTRLAHARGIPVVIDGSQAAVHLDVDVRDIDCDFYVITGHKLYGPTGIGALYGKYDRLAALPPFKGGGEMIRDVFEDRVTYGDPPHRFEAGTPPIVQAAGLGAAIDYIQAIGKERIRAHEDDVSSYARERLRELNSIRIVGDARDKGAIVSFEMKGAHPHDVATVIDRAGVAVRAGTHCVMPLLARYGLTATCRASFGLYNTRAEADALFEALRKAQGMFA; encoded by the coding sequence ATGCTGGACAAGGCCACCGCATACGACATCGATCGCATCCGCGCGGATTTCCCCGCGCTGGCGATGCAGGTCTATGGCAAGCCGCTCGTGTATCTCGACAACGCGGCCTCGGCGCAGAAGCCGAAGCAGGTGCTCGACCGGATTACGCAGGTTTACACCAGCGAATATGCCAACGTGCATCGCGGGCTTCATTACCTCGCGAATGCCGCGACGGAGGCTTACGAGGGCGCGCGCGAGACGGTGAGGGCTTTCCTCAATGCGGAGCGTCTGGAAGAGATCATCTTCACGAGCAACGCGACCGATGCGCTGAATCTCGTATCGGCGAGCTTCGGCCTCGACAACATCAAAGAGGGCGATGAGATCGTGATCTCCATCATGGAGCATCACTCCAACATCGTGCCGTGGAATTTCCTGCGCGAGCGCAAGGGCGCCGTCATCAAGTGGGCGCCGGTCGACGAGCAGGGCAACTTTCTGCTCGACGAATTCGAGAAGCTGCTGACCGAGCGCACCAAGATCGTCTCGATCACGCATATGTCGAACGCGCTCGGCACCATCGTTCCCGTGAAGGACGTGACGCGGCTAGCGCATGCGCGCGGCATTCCGGTCGTCATCGACGGCAGCCAGGCCGCCGTGCATCTCGATGTCGACGTGCGCGATATCGATTGCGATTTCTACGTCATCACCGGACACAAGCTTTACGGCCCCACCGGCATCGGCGCGCTGTACGGAAAGTACGACCGTCTGGCGGCCCTGCCGCCGTTCAAGGGCGGCGGCGAGATGATCCGCGACGTGTTCGAGGATCGCGTCACGTATGGCGATCCGCCGCACCGCTTCGAAGCCGGCACGCCGCCGATCGTGCAGGCCGCAGGTCTCGGCGCTGCAATCGACTACATTCAGGCGATCGGCAAGGAGCGCATCCGCGCACACGAGGATGATGTCTCGTCGTATGCGCGCGAGCGGCTGCGTGAGCTCAATTCGATCCGCATCGTCGGCGATGCGCGCGACAAGGGCGCTATCGTCTCGTTCGAGATGAAGGGTGCGCATCCGCATGACGTCGCGACCGTGATCGACCGCGCCGGCGTTGCGGTTCGCGCGGGCACGCATTGCGTGATGCCGCTGCTGGCGCGATACGGATTGACGGCGACATGCCGCGCCTCGTTCGGTCTTTACAATACGCGCGCCGAGGCCGATGCGCTGTTCGAAGCGCTACGCAAAGCACAAGGTATGTTCGCATGA
- a CDS encoding M28 family peptidase yields MTLRSKVLLAFAVLVVGSVTLYASLIYFTTVPGTPHIGPLPPLTAEERNLADALRRHVEVIAAREHNLDHPEELEKVALYIESVLGDYGYVVNRHGYEVDKKPVRNIEATIEPSAAATDPAVIVVGAHYDSARGTPGANDNATGTASVLELARMLSGLRGTTDKRIRLVLFVNEEPPYFYTTQMGSWHYAAMLSTRKERVIAMYSLETLGFYSDEPGSQSYPPPLGLIYSQPGNFVSFVGMLNSRPLVQESIKSFREHTKFPTIGGAAPGYIPGITWSDHWSFSNHGFQALMITDTATFRYPHYHEPTDTPDKVNFESHARVTKGIERVIRDAAKR; encoded by the coding sequence ATGACATTGCGCTCGAAGGTCTTGCTTGCGTTTGCCGTGCTCGTCGTCGGCTCCGTGACGCTCTACGCAAGCCTCATCTACTTCACGACGGTTCCGGGGACGCCTCATATAGGCCCGCTGCCTCCGCTCACGGCCGAAGAGCGCAACCTTGCTGATGCGTTGCGGCGTCACGTCGAAGTTATCGCGGCCCGTGAGCACAACCTCGATCACCCCGAGGAACTCGAGAAAGTCGCTCTCTATATCGAGAGCGTGCTCGGCGATTATGGCTACGTCGTCAATCGCCACGGCTACGAAGTCGACAAGAAGCCGGTCCGCAACATCGAAGCGACGATAGAGCCCTCTGCCGCGGCGACCGACCCCGCCGTCATTGTCGTCGGCGCACACTACGACAGCGCTAGAGGCACACCTGGCGCGAACGACAATGCGACCGGCACTGCTTCAGTCCTCGAACTTGCGCGGATGCTGTCCGGTTTGAGAGGCACCACAGACAAGCGCATCCGGCTCGTGCTTTTCGTCAACGAGGAACCGCCGTATTTTTACACGACCCAGATGGGTAGCTGGCACTACGCCGCGATGCTGAGCACTCGCAAAGAGCGCGTCATCGCGATGTATTCGCTGGAGACGCTCGGCTTCTATAGCGACGAACCCGGCAGCCAGAGCTATCCGCCGCCCCTCGGCTTGATCTATTCTCAGCCCGGCAACTTCGTCTCATTCGTCGGCATGCTGAACTCACGGCCGTTGGTGCAAGAGAGCATCAAGTCGTTTCGAGAGCATACAAAGTTTCCGACCATCGGCGGCGCGGCGCCTGGCTATATTCCGGGCATCACTTGGTCCGATCATTGGTCGTTTTCGAACCACGGTTTCCAAGCGCTGATGATCACGGACACCGCGACTTTTCGGTATCCGCACTATCACGAGCCCACCGATACGCCGGACAAGGTGAACTTCGAAAGCCACGCACGTGTCACGAAAGGCATCGAGAGGGTGATCCGTGACGCAGCGAAACGCTAA
- a CDS encoding MarR family winged helix-turn-helix transcriptional regulator: MDDALAAHDLNAPQYSVLEAIQNNPGATNADLAREALVTAQTMGGIVQALELANCVERVPGEARRISNRLTRTGADILRRARRDVQKLERDMVDGIDKSKLESFSKTLSAMTDKLRASESA, translated from the coding sequence ATGGATGACGCGCTCGCGGCTCACGACCTCAACGCGCCGCAATACTCCGTACTCGAGGCGATTCAGAACAATCCCGGCGCGACAAACGCCGACCTCGCGCGCGAAGCGCTGGTCACCGCGCAGACGATGGGAGGCATAGTTCAGGCGCTTGAGCTTGCGAACTGCGTCGAGCGTGTCCCAGGCGAAGCACGCCGCATCAGCAATCGCCTCACGCGCACAGGTGCTGACATTCTGCGCCGCGCGCGCCGCGACGTTCAGAAGCTGGAGCGAGATATGGTCGACGGCATCGACAAGTCGAAGCTAGAGAGCTTCAGCAAAACACTGTCGGCAATGACCGACAAGCTGCGCGCAAGCGAAAGCGCCTAG
- the sufB gene encoding Fe-S cluster assembly protein SufB: MPAVQETVEQVRRIDVDQYKYGFETLIESDKAPKGLSEDIVRFISAKKNEPEWMLEWRLEAYKRWLTMREPHWARADYKPIDYQQYYYYSAPKQKIALNSLDEVDPEILRTYEKLGISLREQEMLAGVVRPEGERRVAVDAVFDSVSVATTFKEELKKAGVIFMPISEALREHPDLVKKYIGSVVPVTDNFFATLNSAVFSDGSFVYVPPGVRCPMELSTYFRINERDTGQFERTLIIADKGSYVSYLEGCTAPMRDENQLHAAVVELVALEGAEIKYSTVQNWYPGDADGKGGIYNFVTKRGDCREANSKISWTQVETGSAITWKYPSCILRGDNSRGEFYSIAISNGRQQVDSGTKMVHLGKNTTSRIISKGISAGKSQNTYRGLVSTHRKATNARNFTNCDSLLIGDQCGAHTVPYIETKNASSVIEHEATTSKISEDMLFYCMQRGMSAEEATALVVNGFVKDVLQQLPMEFAVEAQKLISISLEGSVG; this comes from the coding sequence ATGCCAGCCGTACAAGAGACCGTCGAACAGGTTCGACGGATCGATGTCGATCAATACAAGTATGGGTTTGAGACCCTGATCGAGTCCGACAAGGCGCCTAAAGGCCTGTCGGAGGACATCGTCCGTTTCATCTCCGCGAAGAAGAACGAGCCGGAGTGGATGCTCGAGTGGCGTCTCGAGGCTTACAAACGTTGGCTGACGATGCGCGAGCCGCATTGGGCGCGCGCCGACTACAAGCCGATCGACTACCAGCAGTATTATTACTACTCAGCGCCGAAGCAGAAGATCGCGCTGAACTCACTTGACGAAGTCGATCCGGAAATTCTGCGCACTTATGAGAAGCTCGGCATCTCGCTCCGCGAGCAGGAAATGCTGGCCGGCGTCGTTCGCCCGGAAGGCGAGCGCCGTGTTGCGGTCGATGCCGTGTTCGATTCGGTTTCTGTCGCGACGACGTTCAAGGAAGAACTCAAGAAGGCCGGCGTGATCTTCATGCCGATCTCGGAAGCGCTGCGCGAGCATCCGGATCTGGTGAAGAAGTATATCGGCTCGGTCGTGCCAGTGACCGACAACTTCTTTGCGACGCTGAACTCGGCCGTCTTCTCCGACGGTTCGTTCGTCTACGTGCCGCCGGGCGTTCGTTGCCCGATGGAGCTGTCGACGTATTTCCGCATCAATGAGCGCGACACCGGTCAGTTCGAGCGCACGCTGATCATCGCGGACAAGGGTTCGTACGTTTCGTATCTCGAAGGCTGCACGGCGCCGATGCGCGACGAAAACCAGCTGCACGCGGCGGTCGTCGAGCTCGTTGCGCTGGAAGGCGCCGAGATCAAATACTCGACGGTGCAGAATTGGTACCCGGGAGATGCGGACGGCAAGGGCGGCATCTACAATTTCGTGACGAAACGCGGCGATTGCCGCGAGGCGAATTCGAAGATCTCGTGGACGCAGGTCGAGACCGGCTCGGCGATCACCTGGAAGTATCCGAGCTGCATTCTGCGCGGCGACAATTCGCGCGGCGAGTTCTACTCGATCGCGATTTCGAACGGCCGCCAGCAAGTCGATAGCGGCACCAAGATGGTGCATCTCGGCAAGAACACGACGAGCCGCATCATCTCGAAGGGCATCTCGGCGGGTAAGTCGCAGAACACGTATCGCGGCCTCGTCTCGACACATCGCAAGGCGACGAACGCGCGCAACTTCACGAACTGCGACTCGCTGCTGATCGGCGATCAATGCGGCGCGCATACGGTGCCGTATATCGAGACGAAGAACGCGTCTTCGGTGATCGAGCACGAAGCGACGACGTCGAAGATTTCCGAAGACATGCTGTTCTACTGCATGCAGCGCGGCATGTCGGCCGAAGAGGCGACGGCGCTTGTGGTCAACGGGTTCGTCAAGGATGTACTGCAACAGCTGCCGATGGAATTCGCGGTCGAGGCGCAGAAGCTGATCTCGATCTCGCTCGAAGGAAGCGTTGGATAA